In the genome of Prosthecobacter dejongeii, one region contains:
- a CDS encoding immunoglobulin domain-containing protein — MKNKRYFFNQLLSGAALLVGTVTASAHIGYSGRDFGTVLPNAAPITISDQAVTSNFGWADGTDADFGDSHKLRAFRFNLSAPGYVTITFSGSTNGGTKDGSIKPGFSVFQGLAHLAPITNAPGSADHDGSAISQAYLATLGGVAKEGVFQSLADWRVGGDNQTGPVFNFDAADGLSTFVFKGYAVDGDSSLFGDVPGVVGDGNADGTVTKSFFLPAGDFSIFVGGAHYAGQSPTPDATSYGLVGTISVSSSYVAGDPAAGGIGYQHQIDLGSKSSVSFNGHVGAWSWEDNALFDAEAGEPPVGWTHTSNWAAVRLQKDTILTVTMTRDANVPWPSSELPYRRADTASMFPSLTLYRGWDNDGGDHHSYNNRGNIDWAEDLQYADHVDNSTEETITRTWFLPAGDYTFALGSNAPATNTNRQGYSITFSSQPSGAVDPVPNTYPEPDYIGTGGVGYAHTILAGKNESGSVSGLVGAWSWEDNALFGNDGQGTEPVGWTHTSNWIALRLETQTVFTITVERDATVPDPTTEEPERLADTSSLFPSFTLYKGWDNDGSDNHTYNNRGNVAWAEDITYHDHFDNSTETTITRSYLLPAGEYSIVIGSNAPATNPNNQGYKVSYSTSSQAKIDPVVGDEGIGYTFTVLAGAGETGSFSSHVGAWSWEDNALFSPGQPPVGWTHTSNWLALKLEEDVYFSLTVERDATVPWPSLAAPDRKADTSSMFPSLTLYRGWDNDGADLHTYNNRGNVLWAEDIRYVDHVDNSTADKITRTWRLPAGEYSLALGSNAPANNALRQGYKATYKTTSAANILAGDPAEGGIGYAHVISVGRGDSGSFSNHVGAWSWEDNALFNEANGDAPVGWTHTSRWVAVHVKDNLTLNLTVSRDANVAWPSTQEPNRLADTSSMFPSFTLWRGWDNDGTDSHTYNNRGNVAWAEDITYFDHYDNSTAGTITRSYTLTPGYYTIAVGSNAPANNSLRQGFNFAWTTGIPAVIAPVITQQPKSVELVAGKTTTLSVKAIGPNLSYQWKRNGKPVEDGAATTLVIEETALSDAGNYTVEVRNAAGWVHSVPATVAVIAAPVVNDFDIPDLIIGQPFQLTLGATNNPVSLTVKGLPRGLSFDNKSRTISGRPQVVATSVTVEVVAANRAGKSEPVTDTFAITALPTGIHGSFTGPLGRDASINGLLGGAVKFQVTATGGLTGTITLGSKAHKVAALLDTSLAAPATSLNLPRPGQAALQVSLRVDSAAKAVYGEVTDGSTVLPFIARQPLSPAGAYAGDYTLALLQDETNLDDVSLPQGSSIGAFKLAPTGAATGVVVLADNTKLTFGGPLEQHGHLTVFGVLYKGMGSLLGAFSIEAPVTVGENSATSGNLAMSEFSWFKGAVAKDRAYAQGFGPLELEVVGRKYITPASDELALGAQAGPGNAKISFTDGGAPDPTTRLDLDTLEIGLKTTKITEPNPAKIKLTVVAGAPGKFVPGTSGSFKGTLELTDTDTTVTPNKPLKRPVSFQGMIVDDGESLKGYGFFLLPQMPTLSPLTTVKTSPILSGGVWLEAVQNIE, encoded by the coding sequence ATGAAAAATAAACGCTATTTCTTTAACCAGCTCTTGTCGGGCGCGGCGCTCCTCGTGGGCACCGTGACCGCGTCAGCGCACATCGGTTATTCCGGCCGCGACTTCGGCACGGTGTTGCCGAATGCGGCCCCTATCACGATTTCAGATCAAGCCGTGACCAGCAATTTTGGTTGGGCAGATGGGACGGATGCCGACTTTGGTGACAGTCATAAGCTGCGCGCCTTTCGCTTCAATCTTTCGGCTCCAGGCTATGTTACTATCACCTTCAGCGGCTCTACTAATGGTGGCACCAAGGATGGCAGCATCAAACCTGGCTTCTCAGTCTTCCAGGGCCTAGCTCACCTTGCCCCCATCACCAATGCGCCCGGCAGTGCAGACCATGATGGCTCTGCCATCAGCCAGGCTTATCTCGCGACTCTCGGTGGAGTGGCGAAGGAGGGGGTGTTCCAGTCTCTGGCAGACTGGCGGGTTGGCGGCGACAACCAGACGGGACCTGTTTTTAACTTCGATGCAGCGGATGGTCTGAGCACGTTTGTGTTTAAAGGCTATGCCGTGGATGGTGATTCCAGCCTGTTCGGGGATGTTCCTGGAGTGGTCGGAGATGGCAATGCTGATGGCACCGTTACCAAGTCGTTTTTCCTGCCTGCGGGTGATTTCTCCATCTTTGTGGGCGGCGCCCATTACGCGGGCCAGTCGCCAACACCGGATGCGACTTCCTACGGGCTTGTCGGGACCATTTCGGTCTCGAGCTCTTATGTCGCTGGAGATCCAGCAGCAGGAGGCATCGGCTATCAGCACCAGATCGACCTCGGGTCGAAAAGCTCCGTGAGTTTCAATGGTCACGTGGGTGCGTGGAGTTGGGAAGACAACGCCCTCTTTGATGCCGAGGCTGGAGAGCCACCCGTGGGCTGGACACATACCTCCAACTGGGCTGCCGTTCGTCTGCAAAAAGACACGATCTTGACCGTCACCATGACGAGGGATGCTAACGTGCCTTGGCCAAGCTCAGAGTTGCCTTATCGCCGTGCAGATACGGCATCCATGTTTCCTTCTCTCACGCTTTATCGCGGCTGGGATAACGATGGTGGCGATCACCACAGCTACAACAACCGGGGGAATATTGATTGGGCAGAAGACCTCCAGTATGCCGATCATGTGGATAACTCCACGGAAGAAACCATCACCCGTACTTGGTTCTTGCCAGCCGGGGATTATACCTTCGCGCTCGGCAGCAACGCACCTGCAACGAATACGAATCGGCAGGGTTACAGCATCACTTTTAGTTCGCAGCCTTCTGGCGCTGTAGACCCGGTGCCGAATACTTATCCAGAGCCGGATTACATCGGCACAGGTGGGGTGGGTTATGCGCACACCATCCTCGCAGGCAAAAATGAAAGCGGGAGCGTTTCCGGCCTCGTCGGCGCATGGAGTTGGGAAGACAATGCTTTGTTTGGCAATGACGGTCAGGGCACGGAGCCCGTCGGCTGGACGCACACCTCCAACTGGATAGCGCTTCGTCTTGAAACCCAGACTGTGTTCACCATCACGGTTGAGCGTGATGCCACAGTGCCAGATCCGACCACCGAAGAACCTGAGCGGCTGGCGGATACCAGCTCCCTGTTCCCTAGCTTCACGCTTTACAAAGGCTGGGATAACGATGGCTCTGACAATCACACCTATAACAATCGGGGTAATGTCGCTTGGGCAGAGGACATCACTTATCACGACCATTTTGACAACAGCACGGAGACAACGATCACCCGCAGTTATTTGCTGCCCGCTGGTGAATACAGCATTGTTATCGGTAGCAATGCCCCGGCGACGAATCCAAACAACCAGGGTTACAAAGTGAGCTACAGCACGAGTTCACAAGCCAAGATTGATCCTGTGGTAGGAGATGAAGGCATCGGTTACACCTTTACGGTCCTTGCTGGGGCAGGTGAAACAGGCAGCTTTAGCAGCCATGTCGGGGCCTGGAGCTGGGAAGACAATGCGCTCTTTTCTCCCGGTCAGCCACCAGTGGGCTGGACGCACACCAGCAACTGGCTGGCTCTGAAACTGGAAGAGGACGTGTATTTCTCCCTGACCGTAGAGCGCGATGCGACGGTGCCATGGCCAAGCCTAGCGGCCCCTGACCGTAAGGCGGATACGAGCAGCATGTTCCCCAGCCTCACGCTTTATCGTGGCTGGGACAACGATGGCGCAGACCTGCATACCTACAATAATCGCGGCAATGTGCTTTGGGCAGAGGATATCCGTTATGTGGATCATGTAGATAACTCCACCGCTGACAAAATCACTCGCACGTGGCGTCTGCCAGCGGGAGAGTACAGCCTCGCGCTGGGCAGCAATGCCCCGGCTAACAATGCCCTGCGCCAAGGTTACAAAGCCACTTACAAAACCACCTCAGCCGCTAACATCCTCGCGGGCGATCCTGCCGAAGGTGGTATCGGCTACGCGCATGTCATCAGCGTGGGTCGTGGGGACAGTGGCAGTTTCTCCAATCATGTGGGGGCCTGGAGTTGGGAAGACAATGCGCTTTTTAACGAAGCGAATGGAGACGCACCTGTGGGCTGGACGCATACTTCACGCTGGGTAGCCGTGCATGTGAAGGATAACCTGACCCTGAACCTCACGGTGAGCCGTGATGCCAACGTCGCCTGGCCGAGCACGCAAGAGCCGAACCGTCTGGCAGATACGAGCAGCATGTTCCCCAGCTTTACCCTCTGGCGCGGCTGGGACAATGACGGCACCGATAGTCATACCTACAACAACCGTGGCAACGTCGCTTGGGCTGAAGACATCACTTACTTCGATCATTATGACAATTCCACGGCAGGAACGATCACTCGGTCCTACACCCTGACACCTGGCTACTACACCATCGCCGTGGGTAGCAATGCTCCTGCAAATAACAGTCTGCGCCAAGGTTTTAACTTTGCATGGACGACAGGTATCCCCGCTGTGATCGCACCTGTGATTACCCAGCAGCCGAAGTCGGTAGAATTGGTCGCTGGTAAAACAACCACGCTGAGTGTCAAAGCCATCGGTCCCAATCTTTCCTACCAGTGGAAACGCAACGGCAAGCCCGTCGAAGACGGTGCCGCAACTACGCTCGTGATTGAGGAAACGGCCTTGAGCGATGCTGGCAATTACACAGTGGAAGTACGCAATGCTGCGGGCTGGGTCCACAGTGTTCCTGCAACCGTCGCGGTCATTGCTGCGCCTGTGGTGAATGATTTTGATATTCCTGATCTCATCATCGGCCAGCCTTTCCAGCTCACACTCGGGGCTACGAATAACCCCGTTTCCCTGACGGTGAAAGGGCTGCCGCGCGGACTGAGCTTTGATAACAAGAGTCGCACCATCAGTGGCCGCCCACAGGTGGTTGCCACATCCGTGACCGTTGAGGTCGTGGCTGCCAACAGGGCAGGTAAGAGTGAACCCGTGACAGATACCTTTGCCATCACGGCATTGCCGACGGGCATCCATGGCAGCTTCACAGGTCCATTGGGCCGTGATGCGTCCATCAATGGCCTCCTCGGTGGAGCCGTCAAATTTCAGGTCACTGCGACGGGGGGCTTGACGGGAACAATCACTCTGGGGAGCAAGGCACACAAGGTCGCTGCCCTGCTGGATACTTCGCTTGCTGCGCCTGCAACGAGTCTTAACCTGCCACGTCCAGGCCAAGCGGCGCTTCAGGTTTCCCTGCGAGTAGATTCGGCTGCTAAGGCTGTCTATGGCGAGGTCACAGACGGTAGCACAGTGCTGCCCTTCATTGCACGCCAGCCGCTCAGCCCAGCCGGTGCCTATGCAGGCGACTATACCCTGGCTCTGTTGCAGGATGAAACGAACCTGGATGATGTGTCCTTGCCACAAGGGTCCAGCATCGGAGCCTTCAAGCTCGCCCCAACAGGAGCCGCCACAGGGGTGGTCGTCTTGGCAGATAACACCAAGTTGACCTTTGGTGGGCCGCTGGAGCAGCATGGTCATTTGACGGTCTTCGGCGTGCTTTACAAAGGCATGGGTTCCCTCCTGGGGGCCTTCAGCATCGAAGCTCCTGTGACTGTGGGTGAAAACAGCGCGACCTCGGGAAATCTGGCCATGTCAGAGTTCTCATGGTTCAAAGGTGCGGTGGCCAAAGACCGAGCCTATGCCCAGGGTTTTGGCCCGCTTGAGCTGGAAGTCGTTGGTCGTAAGTACATCACACCTGCAAGCGATGAGTTAGCCCTGGGTGCCCAGGCAGGACCGGGCAATGCCAAGATCAGCTTCACAGATGGCGGCGCTCCAGACCCAACCACGAGGCTGGATCTGGACACCCTCGAGATAGGTCTGAAAACGACCAAGATCACCGAACCCAACCCAGCTAAAATCAAGCTCACCGTCGTCGCGGGTGCACCTGGTAAATTTGTACCAGGAACCAGTGGTTCTTTCAAAGGGACCTTGGAGTTGACA
- a CDS encoding immunoglobulin domain-containing protein, which produces MKFPFLRSLLSLAFCVWMPAFTQAAFEHAEARHTHPICLTPDGTRLLAVDSINARLSVFDVTGAGVPVRVAEIPTGLEPVSVRARTNDEVWVVNELSDSVSVISLTQGAVLATLSAADEPADVVFAQGKAFVTCARNNSMRIFDVTTRQLVATVPLEGLYPRALTTSADGSKVYAAFLDSGNGTTILPKGAAPAQPVPQNPNLPAPPQTALIVPANDPRVSHFTLDHDVVEIDAVTHSILGYASGVGTTLFDLAFRPGSGDLWVGNTEALNLVRFEPNLRGHFAENRVTRIAAGTGVVMAFDLNPGIDYQTLPNAAAQATALAQPAALVFSGDGSVLWIAAFASDRIAKVNAEDASVQSRVDLRIGADTSSAAMRGPRGLALDEAGQRLFVLNKLSHTISVVSTATLAVVNELPIAAFNPMPAAVKAGQGYLFDARLSGNGTVSCGTCHFDADRDGLAWDLGDPGGQMMTVLGANLSVHDNAPRPRVMHPMKGPMTTQTLRGMQGGAPFHWRGDRATIAAFNPTFDLLMGGQQIDEEDMADLTKYLESIVNHPNPNRNNDRSLPTAFGNGNPVMGRDLYNNHTKSHCAVCHLLPKGTDNNIDLPQEVGASQPLKTPPLRTLYQRMFYNPRAGAESLSGFGMLHDGSGFVLPIVHPYVLDNLDLAELRHVTAFLQCFDTGVAPAVGMSTTVNVSNRNQTSVTTVLNLLEARAAVDPADCDLIVRGKVGGLEKVYQFSPGPKTYRSEKASEGSLTRSALLSLLEGSDSVSFLGTLPGAGPRLSVDEDEDGFLNGDDPNPGLKDGLPTITQEPVDRAVPPGANVSLTVQAEGLGLNYQWYKGTQPIPTGKEATLTLTAVTTADAGNYSVQVQNASGNRTSRVVKLEVYPAPLITAHPLSITVKEGQSATFTVTATGSGLTYQWHRGTAPVGGATTRTLVLNGVSAADIGTYNVVVSNGAGSDTSEEATLSVQLKPVMNPLDLASAIIGQDYFETVSATQQPTRFTITGLPPGLKYDASTGVISGRPTVSKRYLVKATATNAAGTGPQVSQELTVEPFPAQLIGTYDGILPRNLGMNGLLGGRLKLTVAKTGAYSGSLSLGLVTYALKGALKVLPDEDPTHELFVKRKGKSDLKVTLSLGRESRMVTGEVEEEGTTLPLAARLPDVELSRYTGNYTLALNLSEGDQGQPHIPQGHSHGAFKVSTKGAASGVIFLADGTKMTFAAPIAEGGHLPFHSLLYAKTGSAQGLLKLGADVMHRLAVGSEVSWFKQTQARFSRLYPQTFGPLNLGVIGGIYTIPSTTQIAMNLEAGAGNARLVFARGGAPDAATRLNLEALEIQPGSPAKLVFPASNPGLVKLTVTPGKGTAFTAGGTGVFKGSFSLSDVDTSLPSNKLLKRAATFSGSFVDDGTSVKGYGFFILAQMPTAEPKTTATTSPQLSGSVLLEAASP; this is translated from the coding sequence ATGAAATTTCCTTTCCTTCGCTCTCTCCTTTCTCTGGCTTTCTGTGTGTGGATGCCGGCGTTTACCCAGGCGGCTTTTGAGCATGCTGAGGCACGCCATACGCATCCGATCTGTCTGACGCCTGACGGCACGCGGCTGCTGGCGGTGGATTCTATCAATGCTCGGTTGAGTGTTTTTGATGTGACGGGCGCCGGTGTGCCTGTGCGTGTGGCGGAGATTCCCACGGGGTTGGAGCCCGTTTCGGTGCGGGCACGCACGAATGATGAAGTGTGGGTGGTCAATGAATTGAGTGACAGCGTCTCCGTCATCTCGCTGACTCAGGGGGCGGTGCTGGCGACTCTGAGCGCGGCGGATGAACCTGCGGATGTGGTCTTCGCTCAAGGTAAGGCCTTCGTCACCTGCGCCCGAAACAACAGCATGCGCATCTTTGATGTGACCACGCGTCAACTGGTGGCGACGGTTCCTTTGGAGGGGCTGTATCCGCGGGCACTGACCACGAGTGCGGACGGCAGCAAAGTGTATGCTGCTTTTTTAGATTCGGGCAATGGCACAACCATCTTGCCTAAAGGTGCGGCTCCGGCCCAGCCTGTCCCTCAAAACCCGAATCTTCCGGCACCGCCACAGACGGCTCTGATCGTTCCCGCAAATGATCCTCGTGTCAGTCATTTCACTCTGGACCATGATGTGGTGGAGATTGATGCGGTGACTCACAGCATCCTTGGTTATGCTTCGGGTGTAGGCACGACGCTGTTTGATCTGGCTTTTCGCCCAGGGTCTGGAGATCTCTGGGTGGGCAATACGGAGGCCCTGAATTTGGTGCGATTTGAGCCCAATCTCCGAGGTCATTTCGCCGAGAATCGGGTGACCCGTATTGCTGCAGGAACGGGCGTGGTGATGGCTTTTGATCTCAATCCAGGCATTGACTACCAGACGCTGCCCAATGCTGCCGCGCAGGCGACGGCTTTGGCTCAACCAGCGGCGTTGGTTTTTAGCGGCGATGGCAGCGTTTTGTGGATCGCGGCCTTTGCCTCGGATCGCATTGCCAAAGTGAATGCGGAAGATGCATCCGTGCAGTCACGGGTGGATTTGCGTATCGGTGCAGACACTTCCTCCGCAGCAATGCGAGGGCCCCGCGGTCTGGCCTTGGATGAAGCCGGCCAGAGATTGTTTGTTCTGAATAAACTCTCGCACACCATTAGCGTGGTTTCGACGGCGACTCTCGCCGTGGTGAATGAGCTGCCCATCGCTGCATTCAACCCGATGCCCGCCGCCGTCAAAGCAGGGCAGGGATACTTGTTTGATGCGCGTTTGTCTGGCAATGGGACGGTGTCCTGTGGCACCTGCCATTTTGATGCGGATCGAGATGGACTGGCGTGGGATCTGGGAGATCCGGGTGGGCAGATGATGACGGTGCTAGGGGCGAATCTTTCCGTGCATGACAATGCACCGCGTCCGCGCGTGATGCACCCGATGAAAGGGCCGATGACGACCCAGACCCTCCGTGGCATGCAGGGAGGAGCCCCTTTCCACTGGCGGGGTGACCGGGCGACCATTGCCGCATTCAATCCGACTTTCGATCTCTTGATGGGAGGGCAGCAGATTGATGAAGAAGACATGGCGGACCTAACTAAGTATTTAGAAAGCATCGTCAATCACCCCAATCCGAATCGCAATAACGACCGCAGTTTGCCGACTGCCTTTGGCAACGGCAATCCGGTGATGGGTCGCGATTTGTACAACAATCACACGAAGTCGCACTGTGCCGTTTGCCATCTTCTCCCAAAAGGAACCGACAATAACATTGACCTACCCCAGGAAGTGGGCGCGAGCCAACCTCTGAAGACGCCGCCACTGCGCACGCTGTATCAGCGCATGTTTTATAATCCCCGAGCAGGCGCGGAATCCCTGAGTGGCTTCGGCATGCTGCATGATGGCAGTGGCTTTGTCCTTCCCATCGTGCACCCCTACGTTTTGGACAATCTGGATTTGGCTGAGCTGAGGCACGTCACGGCATTTTTGCAGTGCTTTGATACCGGGGTGGCACCTGCGGTGGGCATGAGCACGACGGTGAACGTTTCGAATCGGAACCAAACCAGCGTCACAACGGTGTTGAATCTGCTCGAAGCTCGCGCTGCGGTGGATCCTGCGGACTGTGACCTGATCGTACGCGGTAAAGTGGGGGGGCTGGAAAAAGTTTACCAGTTCAGTCCAGGGCCTAAAACCTACCGCAGTGAAAAGGCGAGCGAAGGCAGCCTAACCAGAAGTGCGCTACTGTCCTTGCTGGAGGGCAGTGATTCAGTTTCCTTTTTGGGGACATTGCCAGGAGCGGGCCCACGCCTGAGTGTGGATGAAGATGAAGACGGTTTCCTCAATGGTGATGACCCCAATCCTGGTCTGAAGGATGGTTTACCAACGATCACCCAAGAGCCTGTGGACCGTGCGGTTCCTCCTGGCGCAAATGTGAGCCTGACTGTCCAGGCTGAAGGGCTGGGACTTAACTACCAGTGGTATAAGGGCACGCAGCCAATCCCCACGGGGAAAGAAGCGACGCTCACCCTCACTGCGGTGACGACGGCTGATGCTGGCAACTACAGCGTCCAGGTGCAGAATGCCTCCGGTAACCGTACCAGTCGGGTGGTGAAGCTGGAGGTCTATCCAGCCCCATTGATCACAGCACACCCGCTGTCTATCACGGTGAAAGAGGGACAAAGCGCCACGTTCACCGTCACAGCAACCGGCAGTGGACTGACTTACCAATGGCATCGTGGCACTGCCCCTGTGGGTGGTGCAACCACACGTACTTTAGTTCTGAATGGAGTGAGTGCAGCGGACATTGGCACTTACAATGTGGTCGTCAGTAATGGTGCGGGCAGCGATACCAGCGAGGAAGCCACTTTGAGTGTGCAGTTAAAACCCGTGATGAATCCTTTGGATCTTGCATCGGCCATCATTGGACAAGACTATTTTGAAACAGTGAGTGCTACTCAGCAGCCCACTCGTTTTACCATCACTGGATTGCCGCCTGGTCTGAAATACGATGCTAGTACTGGGGTCATCAGCGGACGCCCCACGGTGAGCAAAAGATACCTCGTTAAGGCCACGGCAACGAATGCTGCTGGCACGGGGCCACAGGTTTCGCAGGAGCTGACGGTGGAGCCTTTCCCAGCTCAGTTAATCGGCACCTATGACGGTATTTTGCCACGAAACTTGGGGATGAACGGCCTTTTGGGAGGTCGGCTAAAACTCACCGTTGCCAAAACAGGTGCTTATTCAGGTTCGCTGAGCTTGGGCCTGGTGACATATGCCTTGAAGGGAGCTTTGAAGGTGCTGCCGGATGAAGATCCCACCCACGAATTGTTCGTGAAGCGCAAAGGGAAATCCGACCTTAAAGTCACACTCAGTCTGGGTCGTGAAAGCCGCATGGTGACGGGAGAGGTCGAGGAGGAGGGAACTACCTTACCTTTAGCTGCACGTCTGCCGGACGTAGAACTCAGCCGTTACACGGGCAATTACACCCTGGCATTGAATCTGAGCGAGGGGGATCAGGGGCAGCCGCACATTCCCCAAGGTCATAGCCACGGGGCCTTTAAGGTTTCCACAAAGGGGGCGGCCTCGGGGGTGATTTTCCTGGCCGATGGCACAAAGATGACCTTCGCGGCGCCTATCGCTGAGGGAGGACATCTACCCTTCCACAGCCTTCTCTATGCCAAGACAGGTTCCGCACAGGGACTTTTAAAATTGGGTGCCGATGTCATGCACAGGCTCGCAGTGGGCAGTGAGGTGTCTTGGTTTAAACAAACTCAGGCGCGTTTTTCACGGCTGTATCCGCAGACTTTTGGTCCATTGAATCTAGGCGTCATCGGCGGGATTTACACCATCCCCTCCACCACTCAGATTGCGATGAATCTGGAAGCGGGCGCGGGCAATGCACGCCTCGTTTTTGCCCGAGGCGGAGCACCAGATGCTGCGACGCGGCTGAACCTGGAGGCCCTGGAGATCCAGCCAGGCAGTCCAGCTAAGTTGGTGTTCCCAGCGAGTAACCCAGGTCTGGTTAAACTCACCGTGACACCCGGAAAGGGAACCGCCTTCACAGCAGGAGGAACGGGCGTGTTCAAAGGAAGCTTCAGTCTTTCGGATGTGGATACTAGCCTGCCGTCTAACAAGCTATTGAAACGCGCAGCTACCTTCAGTGGCAGTTTTGTGGACGATGGCACTTCGGTCAAAGGCTATGGCTTTTTCATCCTGGCCCAGATGCCAACGGCAGAGCCGAAGACCACCGCCACCACCAGCCCCCAACTTTCCGGAAGCGTCCTTCTTGAGGCTGCTTCCCCATGA
- a CDS encoding heavy-metal-associated domain-containing protein produces MKYLLLSTLWLAGPCLAAEPSFVYQGEVAGLFCSACSAHVKSSLMTIKGVKEVKIKMAPEGQLPKLTLIATTDQLTREDAVRALGDKAKSFDVRTLNLVSPTKMPPVRP; encoded by the coding sequence ATGAAATATCTGCTTTTATCTACCCTTTGGTTAGCTGGCCCATGTTTAGCGGCAGAGCCGAGCTTTGTTTATCAAGGCGAGGTGGCGGGTCTATTCTGCAGTGCGTGCTCCGCGCATGTGAAGTCATCACTGATGACGATCAAAGGCGTGAAGGAGGTGAAGATCAAAATGGCACCTGAAGGGCAGTTGCCGAAGCTCACTCTCATTGCCACAACAGATCAACTCACGCGTGAGGATGCGGTGAGGGCCTTGGGGGACAAGGCTAAAAGCTTCGATGTCCGCACGCTGAATCTGGTCAGCCCAACCAAGATGCCCCCTGTCCGCCCATGA
- a CDS encoding SCO family protein — protein sequence MKQRATHSDQRSFRGLILGGILLAMGLCVGANALFEQSLPLKSLPVLTKVQADLVATERTGRSVKFSDLKGKVVVCAYLYTVCPHGCAAITAQMQLLLKRFGERADFHLLSVAIHPDRDTPALLTNYAEAVGAKPDSPWWFVTGEQKSLWNFMTQELHLEPAKAIPEDERVNPLDHYEHDLRMVLIDRQGQVRRYYSVYHPQPEIAALMCENLPQDVQRLLDHPEL from the coding sequence ATGAAACAGCGCGCTACACATTCTGATCAACGCTCTTTCCGGGGGCTTATACTTGGGGGTATCCTCCTCGCGATGGGTCTTTGCGTGGGAGCAAATGCGTTGTTTGAGCAGTCTTTACCTCTGAAGTCTCTTCCTGTACTCACCAAGGTCCAAGCAGATTTGGTCGCGACCGAGAGAACTGGACGCTCCGTGAAGTTTTCCGATCTTAAAGGAAAAGTGGTGGTGTGTGCCTATCTCTACACAGTCTGTCCCCATGGCTGTGCAGCGATCACGGCACAGATGCAGCTTTTGTTGAAGAGGTTTGGTGAGCGTGCAGACTTTCATTTGCTATCTGTCGCCATCCATCCGGATCGAGATACACCTGCGCTTTTGACAAACTACGCTGAGGCAGTGGGGGCCAAGCCTGATTCACCCTGGTGGTTCGTGACCGGCGAGCAAAAAAGCCTCTGGAATTTTATGACTCAAGAGCTCCACCTGGAGCCCGCCAAGGCTATTCCAGAGGATGAGCGGGTAAATCCATTGGACCACTATGAGCATGATTTGCGCATGGTACTAATCGACCGCCAAGGACAAGTGCGTCGGTATTACTCGGTCTACCATCCTCAGCCGGAGATCGCCGCGCTGATGTGCGAAAACCTTCCTCAAGATGTGCAGCGGCTGCTTGATCACCCGGAGCTATAA
- a CDS encoding c-type cytochrome, whose translation MSVPYIRLHLANGHKPSGGRGRLSVLCCLLVVMFMSSSFAVLARLAPAPENKPPTGSSSRSEYLTQGGLIYRRSCQMCHGEGGLGKSALGPALLESIWLRTCSAEQISAVLLYGVMGPLPGTQARHPIMPGFGNWLSDAEVADVAAYTVQIWGRRHLPVSPQLVASIRAEHGKRQKPWTLDELQKRYPSGSTWPLAGNL comes from the coding sequence ATGTCTGTTCCTTACATTCGCTTGCATCTAGCTAACGGTCACAAGCCCTCGGGAGGTCGGGGGCGCTTGTCGGTCCTATGTTGTTTGTTGGTGGTGATGTTTATGAGCAGCTCCTTCGCGGTGTTAGCCCGACTAGCCCCGGCGCCGGAAAATAAACCTCCAACGGGTTCTTCATCTAGAAGTGAGTATCTGACACAAGGCGGTTTGATCTATCGTCGTAGTTGTCAGATGTGCCATGGGGAGGGTGGTCTTGGGAAGAGTGCATTAGGACCCGCGTTGCTGGAATCAATTTGGCTACGCACGTGTAGTGCAGAGCAAATCAGTGCGGTGTTGCTTTATGGGGTCATGGGACCGCTGCCGGGAACGCAAGCGAGGCACCCGATCATGCCGGGTTTTGGGAACTGGCTCAGTGATGCCGAAGTGGCGGATGTGGCGGCTTACACCGTCCAGATATGGGGGCGGCGTCATCTGCCTGTTTCTCCTCAGTTGGTGGCATCCATCCGTGCTGAGCACGGGAAAAGGCAAAAACCCTGGACTCTAGATGAACTCCAAAAGCGCTACCCTTCTGGCTCAACATGGCCATTGGCAGGCAATCTTTGA